The DNA window ACCACCAACCTGCGTTCGCAGGCCGTCATGCGGCGCCTCGGCATGACCAGGGACCCGGCCGAGGACTTCGACCACCCGTCCGTGCCGGAGCACAGCCCGCTGCGCCGGCACGTCCTCTACCGGCTCAGGGCCGGCAGCCCCTGAAGATGATCTCCAGTGTGCGGTCCTGCAGCTCCGGCGTCCAGCCGGCCAGCAGGGCCGCCTGCGAGGCGGCCGCCAGCAGGGCGGTGACCTCCTCCAGCCGTACGTCCTCGCGGACCGCGCCGGCCTCCTGAGCGCGGCGCAGCAGCGTGCCCAGGGGCTCGTCCAGCGCCCGGAGCGCGCCGCCGAGCCGCAGGTCCGCCCCGCCGCCCGTGAGCAGCTCGGCCACCGTCCTGCGGGCCGCCGCCGCCTCCACGACACGGGTGAAGAACGCGAACAGCGCCGTCTCCGGGTCGCCACTCGCCGCCAGCTCGCCGGCCTCGGACACCAGCCGGGCGAGCAGTGCCTTGAGTATGGCGGCGATCAGGTCGTCCTTGGCCGGGAAGTGCCGGAACACCGTGCCGATCGCCACCCCTGCGCGGGCCGCCACCTCCTCCGTGGACGCCGACGCGCCACGCTCGGCGAAGACCTCCTCGGCGGCGGCCAGGATGCGCTCGCGGTTGCGCCGGGCGTCGGCACGCAACTGGGCCACCGGCGTCCTCCCTCTCTCGTTGACAACCTGAGTCGGCACTCATTATCGTCACTCAACATGAGTGCGTACTCATCTTAGATGCCGAGGAGGCGCCATGGGCGCACGCGAGGTGTTCGACCGGCTGCGTGGCTACCTGAGCGGCGAGCAC is part of the Nonomuraea coxensis DSM 45129 genome and encodes:
- a CDS encoding TetR/AcrR family transcriptional regulator → MAQLRADARRNRERILAAAEEVFAERGASASTEEVAARAGVAIGTVFRHFPAKDDLIAAILKALLARLVSEAGELAASGDPETALFAFFTRVVEAAAARRTVAELLTGGGADLRLGGALRALDEPLGTLLRRAQEAGAVREDVRLEEVTALLAAASQAALLAGWTPELQDRTLEIIFRGCRP